A stretch of Macadamia integrifolia cultivar HAES 741 chromosome 7, SCU_Mint_v3, whole genome shotgun sequence DNA encodes these proteins:
- the LOC122085130 gene encoding actin-interacting protein 1-2-like codes for MAELSETYACVPSTERGRGILISGDPKSNSIVYCNGRSVIIRYLDRPLEVSIYGEHAYPATVARFSPNGEWIASADVSGTVKIWGAHNDHVLKKEFRVLSGRIDDLQWSPDGQRIVASGDGKGKSLVRAFMWDSGTNVGQFDGHSKRVLSCAFKPTRPFRIVTCGEDFLVNFYEGPPFKFKQSHRDHSNFVNCIRFSPDGSKFISVSSDKKGIIYDGKTGEKIGQLSSEDGHGGTIYAVSWSPDSKQVLTVSADKSAKIWEISEDGNGKVKKTLACPGSGGVDDMLVGCLWQNNHLVTVSLGGTINLFSASDPDKTPLSLSGHMKSVSSLAVLQSNPKVILSSSYDGIIVRWIQGIGYSGKLERKDASQIKCFIAVEEEIVSSGFDNKVRRSTLLGDQCGEAESIDVGSQPKDLSLAPLCPELALISTDSGVVLLRGSKVVSTINLGFAVTASTISPDGSEAIVGAQDGKLHVYSIKGDTLMEETVLEKHRGAINVIRYSPDSSLIASGDLNREAVVWDRASREVKLKNMLYHTARVNCLAWSPDNTKVATGSLDTCVIIYEVDKPASSRITIKGAHLGGVYGVAFTDEQSLVSSGEDACVRLWRLTSQ; via the exons atGGCTGAGCTTTCAGAGACGTACGCTTGTGTTCCGTCGACAGAGCGAGGGCGAGGGATCTTAATCTCAGGCGATCCCAAGTCGAACTCAATAGTCTACTGTAATGGCAGATCTGTTATAATTCGCTATCTTGACAGGCCTCTTGAAGTTTCTATCTATGGTGAACATGCTTATCCTGCCACCGTTGCTCGCTTTTCCCCCAATGGTGAGTGGATCGCTTCCGCCGATGTTTCTGGGACAGTCAAAATTTGGGGGGCGCATAACGATCACGTCCTCAAGAAAGAATTTAGGGTTCTTTCTGGTCGGATCGATGATCTCCAGTGGTCGCCTGATGGTCAGAGGATTGTTGCTTCTGGTGACGGCAAGGGCAAATCACTTGTGCGAGCTTTCAT GTGGGATTCAGGCACTAATGTGGGGCAGTTTGATGGCCATTCAAAGCGTGTATTGAGTTGCGCATTTAAGCCAACAAGACCATTTCGCATTGTCACGTGTGGCGAGGATTTTTTGGTGAATTTCTATGAAGGACCACCATTTAAATTCAAGCAGTCTCACAG GGACCATTCAAATTTTGTCAATTGTATCAGATTTTCTCCTGATGGAAGCAAATTCATCAGTGTAAGCTCAGATAAGAAGGGAATAATATATGATGGCAAGACTGGAGAAAAGATTGGACAGCTGTCATCTGAAGATGGCCacgggggcaccatatatgctGTTAGTTGGAGTCCTGATAGTAAACAG GTGCTGACAGTTTCTGCTGATAAGTCTGCAAAAATATGGGAAATCTCAGAGGATGGTAATGGGAAGGTGAAGAAGACACTAGCATGTCCTGGATCGGGAGGAGTGGATGATATGCTAGTTGGATGTCTATGGCAGAATAACCATCTTGTCACTGTTTCTCTTGGTGGTacaattaatttattttcagCAAGTGATCCAGATAAAACCCCACTATCATTGTCTGGGCATATGAAGAGTGTCAGTTCATTAGCTGTACTTCAAAGCAACCCAAAAGTCATCTTGTCTAGCAGCTACGATGGCATAATTGTTAGATGGATTCAAGGAATTGGTTACAGTGGTAAATTAGAAAGGAAAGATGCTTCTCAAATTAAGTGTTTTATTGCTGTTGAAGAAGAGATTGTTTCATCTGGATTTGATAATAAG GTAAGGAGAAGTACTTTGCTTGGGGATCAATGTGGAGAGGCAGAATCCATTGATGTTGGCAGTCAGCCCAAGGATTTGAGCCTTGCACCTCTTTGTCCTGAACTTGCTTTGATTTCAACTGATTCAGGAGTAGTTCTACTTCGTGGGTCAAAAGTAGTTTCAACAATCAACCTTGGGTTTGCCGTGACGGCATCAACAATTTCACCGGATGGAAGTGAAGCTATCGTGGGTGCGCAGGATGGTAAATTACATGTATATTCCATCAAAGGGGATACACTAATGGAAGAAACAGTCCTCGAGAAGCACCGGGGTGCTATAAATGTTATTCGTTACTCGCCTGATTCTTCTCTGATTGCTTCAGGGGATCTTAATCGAGAAGCTGTTGTATGGGATCGTGCATCTCGAGAG GTGAAGCTCAAGAACATGTTGTACCATACTGCCCGTGTAAACTGTCTGGCTTGGTCTCCTGATAACACTAAAGTTGCAACCGGATCACTTGACACATGTGTTATCATATACGAAGTTGATAAGCCTGCATCCAGTCGAATAACCATTAAGGGAGCTCACTTGGGTGGTGTATATGGAGTGGCTTTCACAGATGAGCAGAGTCTGGTGAGTTCAGGAGAGGATGCATGCGTGAGACTGTGGAGGTTGACATCACAGTAG